The following proteins are co-located in the Mus caroli chromosome 7, CAROLI_EIJ_v1.1, whole genome shotgun sequence genome:
- the LOC110299350 gene encoding olfactory receptor 52L1: MTLVSLHSSSSVLLFMALSNSSWRQPQPPFFLVGVPGLEESQHWIALPLGILYLFALVGNVTIIFIIWTDSSLHQPMYLFLAMLAAIDLVLASSTAPKALTVLLAHAHEIGYIVCLTQMFFIHAFSSMESGILVAMALDRYVAICHPLRHSTILHPGIIGRIGLVVLVRGLVLLFPFPILLQNVVFCRATVISHAYCEHMAVVKLACSETTVNRAYGLSVALLVVGLDVLAIGISYALILQAVLKVPGGEARLKAFSTCGSHVCVILIFYVPGMFSFLTHRFGHHVPHHVHVLLATLYLLVPPALNPLVYGVKTRQIRQRVLRVFYTKASI; this comes from the coding sequence ATGACTCTGGTGTCTTTgcactcttcttcctctgtgctgTTGTTCATGGCTCTTAGCAATTCCAGCTGGAGGCAGCCCCAGCCCCCTTTCTTCCTAGTAGGTGTTCCAGGCTTGGAGGAAAGTCAGCACTGGATAGCATTGCCCCTGGGTATCCTTTACCTCTTTGCTCTAGTGGGCAATGTGACTATTATCTTCATTATCTGGACTGACTCATCCTTACACCAACCTATGTACCTCTTCCTGGCCATGCTTGCTGCTATTGACCTGGTCCTGGCCTCCTCCACTGCACCCAAAGCCCTCACTGTGCTCCTGGCTCACGCCCATGAGATTGGGTACATTGTATGCCTGACTCAGATGTTCTTTATTCATGCCTTCTCCTCTATGGAGTCGGGCATACTTGTGGCCATGGCTCTGGATCGCTATGTTGCCATCTGCCACCCTCTGCGTCATTCCACCATCCTGCATCCAGGGATTATAGGGCGCATTGGGCTGGTAGTACTGGTGCGGGGATTGGTCCTTCTTTTCCCGTTCCCCATTCTGTTGCAGAATGTTGTCTTCTGCAGAGCCACTGTCATAAGCCATGCCTATTGTGAGCATATGGCTGTGGTAAAACTTGCCTGTTCTGAAACCACAGTGAATCGAGCCTATGGTCTGTCAGTGGCACTGCTGGTGGTAGGACTAGATGTCCTGGCCATTGGCATTTCCTATGCCCTCATCCTCCAGGCAGTGCTGAAGGTGCCAGGGGGTGAAGCCAGACTTAAAGCTTTCAGTACTTGTGGGTCTCATGTTTGTGTTATTCTCATCTTCTATGTCCCTGGAATGTTCTCCTTCCTCACTCACCGCTTTGGCCACCATGTTCCCCATCACGTCCATGTTCTGCTGGCCACTCTCTATCTCCTTGTGCCACCTGCCCTGAATCCTCTTGTTTATGGGGTGAAGACTCGACAGATCCGCCAGCGAGTGCTCAGGGTGTTCTACACAAAAGCATCAATTTGA